In Phalacrocorax aristotelis chromosome 6, bGulAri2.1, whole genome shotgun sequence, one DNA window encodes the following:
- the LOC142058812 gene encoding uncharacterized protein LOC142058812, whose product MQAAPSVANDAQTTGDGGFSGCLVTDVPVGRTFAAPRLDAVLQRGWHRRGPPRARYQAEGGKKSPEPSHALRQMLEELERGHGTDREAAQKEAFLEGSSGSLPASAEETEAMQANGMPGLSKAGGDHHGSVYEFFRTDSGVAGETIPSVSNPQSTASFFCPQDVRRRCMIGTAAVVISVPLATALCYVMIRRRRNRRRHASAASEARRETSRYPSRPQSRTRRPSTPESWTQRQRPPLVHGKPARPPSPRPPRPPSPMVRPPSRG is encoded by the exons ATGCAAGCTGCTCCTTCCGTGGCCAATGATGCGCAGACAACAGGTGACGGAGGCTTCTCTGGGTGTTTAGTTACAGACGTGCCCGTAGGGAGGACTTTTGCAGCTCCTCGGCTGGATGCTGTGCTACAGCGCGGCTGGCATCGCAGGG GTCCTCCAAGAGCCAGGTACCAagctgaaggagggaaaaagtccCCGGAGCCATCGCATGCCCTAAGGCAAATGCTGGAAGAACTGGAGAGAGGACACG GGACGGACCGAGAGGCTGCGCAGAAGGAGGCGTTTTTGGAAGGAAGCAGtggctccctgccagcctctgctgaagaaacagaggCGATGCAAGCCAACGGCATGCCAG GGCTGTCAAAGGCCGGAGGAGACCACCATGGCAGCGTATATGAATTTTTCCGCACAGACTCAG GTGTGGCTGGCGAGACAATCCCAAGCGTTTCCAACCCCCAGAGCACCGCAAGTTTTTTCTGTCCCCAAGATGTGCGAAGGCGCTGTATGATAGGCACAGCAGCAGTCGTGATTTCCGTGCCACTTGCAACAGCGTTGTGCTATGTCATGATCCGACGGCGGAGAAATAGAAGACG gcaTGCCTCTGCAGCTTCAGAAGCCCGCCGGGAAACCAGCAGATACCCCTCGCGCCCGCAGAGCCGGACCCGCCGGCCCAGCACCCCTGAGAGCTGGACCCAACGCCAGCGGCCGCCACTTGTGCATGGGAAACCGGCACGCCCGCCCTCCCcacggcccccccgccccccgagcCCGATGGTCCGGCCCCCCAGCAGGGGCTGA